One stretch of Trichocoleus desertorum ATA4-8-CV12 DNA includes these proteins:
- the thiO gene encoding glycine oxidase ThiO: protein MNTTSDVLIIGGGIVGLAIAIELKLRGATVTILSRDFKQAAAHAAAGMLAPQAEGIPPGAMLELCLRSRQLYPEWIRKLEELTGAKTGYWPCGILAPVYATDARAALREAAAIAQASGTEAQWLDQAVIHQYQAGLGSEVVGGWWFPEDAQVDNRALTQTLWIAAQTLGVNIQDGVSVQAIQQQQRQVVSVQTSVGDWQAKHYVLATGAWSNELLPIPVQPRKGQMLAVKSPDSPQGLALRRVLFGSDLYIVPRQDGRIIIGATSEEVGFTPNNTPAGIQQLLAQAIRLYPALQEFALQELWWGFRPATPDELPILGTSGCANLLLATGQYRNGILLAPITAQLIADAIAQQLDPLLEHFSWQRFHQTKPSTPPVSLAALTPAALSSSTHVLPRSNSVLTHAAPPLPQADITTLDSPLVIAGRSFRSRLMTGTGKYRSIADMQQSVVASGCEIVTVAVRRVQTKAPGHEGLAEALDWSKIWMLPNTAGCKTAEEAIRVARLGREMAKLLGQEDNNFVKLEVIPDTKYLLPDPIGTLEAAEQLVKEGFAVLPYINADPLLAKRLEEVGCATVMPLGSPIGSGQGIKNAANIQIIIENAQVPVVVDAGLGAPSEAAQAMEMGASALLINTAIAEAQNPVAMARGMGLAAEAGRLAYLAGRIPVKSYASASSPLTGTITQ from the coding sequence ATGAATACAACCAGTGACGTTCTTATCATTGGCGGCGGCATCGTTGGCCTTGCGATCGCGATTGAGCTGAAATTGCGGGGAGCAACGGTGACAATTCTCAGCCGTGACTTTAAGCAAGCCGCCGCTCACGCCGCTGCGGGGATGTTAGCACCTCAAGCCGAAGGCATTCCTCCAGGGGCAATGCTGGAGTTGTGCTTGCGATCGCGCCAACTTTACCCAGAGTGGATTCGCAAGCTGGAGGAACTGACGGGTGCCAAGACAGGCTATTGGCCTTGTGGCATTTTGGCTCCCGTCTACGCAACAGATGCCAGAGCAGCTCTAAGAGAGGCCGCTGCGATCGCCCAAGCCTCCGGAACCGAAGCGCAATGGCTAGATCAAGCTGTAATTCACCAATACCAGGCAGGTTTAGGCTCAGAGGTAGTGGGCGGTTGGTGGTTTCCAGAAGATGCCCAAGTCGATAACCGCGCCCTCACCCAAACTTTGTGGATTGCCGCCCAAACCCTCGGCGTGAATATTCAGGATGGCGTCAGCGTCCAAGCCATTCAGCAGCAACAGCGCCAAGTCGTCAGCGTCCAAACTTCTGTAGGAGATTGGCAAGCCAAACATTACGTCTTAGCCACAGGGGCTTGGTCGAATGAACTACTGCCGATTCCAGTGCAGCCTCGCAAAGGCCAAATGTTAGCGGTAAAGTCACCTGACTCACCTCAGGGCTTAGCATTACGACGAGTTCTGTTTGGCTCCGATCTTTACATCGTGCCGCGCCAAGATGGTCGCATTATTATTGGAGCTACCAGTGAAGAGGTTGGTTTTACTCCCAACAATACCCCCGCAGGCATTCAGCAGCTACTTGCACAAGCCATCCGACTGTATCCAGCCTTACAAGAGTTCGCCTTACAAGAGTTGTGGTGGGGTTTTCGGCCCGCAACGCCTGATGAGCTGCCAATTTTAGGAACCAGTGGTTGCGCTAACCTGCTACTTGCCACAGGGCAATACCGGAATGGTATTTTATTAGCCCCAATCACCGCTCAACTGATTGCCGATGCGATCGCCCAACAACTCGATCCATTGCTGGAGCATTTTAGTTGGCAGCGCTTTCATCAAACGAAACCCTCGACTCCCCCTGTTTCGTTAGCAGCTTTAACTCCTGCTGCCCTTAGTTCTTCTACCCACGTTCTCCCAAGGTCTAATTCTGTGTTAACTCACGCTGCTCCTCCTTTACCCCAAGCCGATATCACGACGCTAGATAGCCCCTTAGTAATTGCTGGGCGATCCTTTCGCTCCCGACTGATGACGGGGACTGGCAAATATCGCAGCATTGCCGACATGCAGCAGAGTGTCGTGGCGAGTGGTTGTGAAATTGTGACGGTGGCAGTGCGACGAGTGCAAACTAAAGCCCCAGGCCATGAAGGCTTAGCCGAAGCACTGGACTGGAGCAAAATCTGGATGTTGCCCAACACTGCAGGCTGCAAAACGGCAGAGGAAGCGATTCGGGTCGCCCGTTTAGGCCGAGAAATGGCAAAACTCTTGGGCCAGGAAGATAATAATTTTGTCAAATTGGAAGTGATTCCAGATACCAAATACCTGCTACCCGACCCCATTGGCACTCTAGAAGCGGCAGAGCAACTGGTCAAAGAAGGGTTTGCCGTGTTGCCCTACATCAACGCTGACCCCCTTTTGGCTAAACGGTTGGAAGAAGTAGGCTGTGCCACGGTAATGCCTTTAGGTTCCCCAATTGGCTCTGGGCAAGGCATCAAAAATGCTGCCAATATCCAGATCATTATTGAGAACGCCCAAGTGCCTGTCGTGGTAGATGCAGGTTTAGGCGCACCTAGCGAAGCCGCTCAGGCAATGGAAATGGGAGCTTCAGCTTTATTGATTAACACCGCGATCGCCGAAGCGCAAAATCCGGTAGCAATGGCGAGAGGCATGGGATTAGCAGCGGAAGCAGGTCGGTTAGCTTACCTAGCAGGCCGTATTCCGGTGAAAAGCTACGCCAGCGCTAGCTCACCTCTCACAGGCACCATTACTCAGTAG
- a CDS encoding universal stress protein, translating into MNIMPMLVRLQGALGSTDLIDQILLLPQRPKGDRSSSKLHLPGRTRRAAKRHVQANHATEVVSGADAEINLVVGYNSSPKSQTALDLTLWIAHQTRLATRRQVTVQVVYVINPADCLDSIPTTTDFRQVRASKKSAAKRAAQMPTLGSGLAVESDTYSDTYSDSATLARVGAIATLNEPTLEDAGLPLSKYPMGQAQQFEQADQILWQARCLANEWRGSLKTHLRFGQVAQELRSVAKAESAVLLWLGCDSPKNPIVRTLSANSPCPVLGVPPALHRDRYFDA; encoded by the coding sequence GTGAATATTATGCCAATGTTGGTGCGGCTCCAAGGCGCACTGGGTTCAACTGACTTAATCGATCAAATTTTGCTTTTGCCTCAGCGACCCAAAGGCGATCGCTCCTCTAGTAAGCTGCATCTCCCAGGCCGAACTCGGCGTGCTGCCAAACGACACGTACAAGCCAACCACGCTACAGAAGTAGTCTCTGGAGCCGATGCCGAAATTAATTTAGTGGTGGGCTATAACAGCTCTCCCAAGAGTCAGACAGCTCTGGACTTGACCCTTTGGATCGCTCACCAAACCCGCTTAGCAACTCGTCGGCAAGTGACAGTTCAGGTGGTTTACGTCATCAACCCCGCCGATTGTTTAGATAGTATTCCCACTACGACTGATTTTCGTCAAGTCAGAGCTAGCAAAAAATCTGCTGCCAAACGTGCTGCCCAAATGCCTACCTTAGGGTCTGGCCTAGCGGTGGAATCCGATACCTATTCCGATACTTATAGTGATAGTGCAACTTTGGCTCGCGTCGGAGCGATCGCTACTTTGAATGAACCAACCCTAGAGGATGCTGGGCTACCCCTGAGCAAGTACCCAATGGGTCAGGCGCAGCAATTTGAGCAGGCAGACCAGATTTTGTGGCAAGCTCGCTGTCTCGCCAATGAGTGGCGCGGTTCCCTCAAAACGCACCTGCGCTTTGGGCAGGTCGCTCAAGAGTTGCGGAGTGTCGCGAAAGCAGAATCGGCAGTGCTGTTGTGGTTAGGTTGTGATTCCCCCAAGAATCCTATCGTGCGGACTCTAAGTGCTAACAGCCCTTGCCCGGTGCTAGGGGTGCCACCTGCACTCCACCGCGATCGCTACTTTGATGCCTAA
- a CDS encoding ssl1498 family light-harvesting-like protein codes for MRYTTEEGGRLNNFAVEPKMYQAEPPTKTQQRNFFILGVVGAVLVSGLIFVAFSVSNLS; via the coding sequence ATGCGTTATACGACCGAGGAAGGTGGACGCTTAAATAACTTCGCCGTTGAGCCAAAGATGTATCAAGCAGAACCCCCAACTAAAACCCAGCAAAGAAACTTCTTTATTTTGGGAGTTGTAGGAGCGGTGTTAGTTAGTGGGTTAATCTTCGTCGCCTTCTCTGTATCCAACCTAAGTTAG
- a CDS encoding (2Fe-2S)-binding protein, whose product MPQITAQGKTFICDRGANLRQVLLQNNVALHNGNASFINCHGLGSCGTCAVEVEGEVAEPNWRDRTRRSLPPHDTSQNRRLACQTKVLGDIRVTKFDGFWGQGTQPLWTPEG is encoded by the coding sequence ATGCCGCAGATTACAGCTCAAGGGAAAACATTTATCTGCGATCGCGGAGCCAATCTCCGTCAGGTTTTGCTTCAAAATAACGTTGCTTTGCATAATGGCAACGCCAGCTTCATCAACTGTCATGGTTTAGGTAGCTGCGGTACTTGTGCCGTTGAGGTTGAGGGCGAGGTTGCGGAACCCAACTGGCGCGATCGCACTCGGCGGTCTTTGCCACCCCATGACACTAGCCAAAATCGCCGACTGGCCTGTCAAACCAAAGTGCTAGGGGATATTCGAGTCACCAAGTTTGATGGATTTTGGGGCCAAGGCACTCAACCGCTGTGGACTCCAGAAGGATAG
- a CDS encoding glycosyltransferase — protein MTPVAFSGQGDGSVTGAIALVLLLLQVPAVAILLSRLLRGPNRHPPLQPQKPSPELLGKVSIVVPTLNEAERIGPCLASLSQQSYEVREVLVVDSRSQDGTPDLVKRAGQADPRFRLLTDDPLPPGWVGRPWALHTGFVQSSEQSDWVVGIDADTHLNPGLVSSLVKTAIAEGYDILSLAPQFILKYPGELWLQPALLMTLVYRFGPAGETNNSAERVMANGQCFLSRRSVLAALGGYSSARNSFCDDVTLARYAAAQGAKVGFFDGSKLLKVRMYEGAAETWREWGRSLDLKDAAARGQIWGDLWLLAAVQGLPVPLTLILLSWVSLGIGSLPVVAALGLNLGLLVMRVGLLWAIAPSYDFTQAKAAWLFWLSPLADPLAVLRIWLSSTQTSIQWRGRTYSQT, from the coding sequence TTGACTCCGGTAGCGTTCAGTGGACAAGGAGATGGTTCTGTTACCGGAGCGATCGCCCTTGTCCTGCTACTGCTACAAGTTCCTGCTGTCGCGATTTTGCTGTCCCGTTTGCTGCGCGGTCCCAATCGTCACCCTCCCTTACAGCCTCAGAAACCTAGTCCAGAACTGCTGGGAAAGGTCAGCATTGTCGTTCCTACGCTCAACGAAGCAGAACGAATTGGGCCTTGTCTCGCCAGTTTGAGCCAGCAAAGCTATGAAGTGCGAGAAGTTTTGGTGGTGGACAGCCGTTCTCAAGATGGCACTCCAGATCTGGTTAAACGAGCGGGTCAAGCAGATCCGCGCTTCCGGTTGCTGACGGATGATCCGTTACCTCCGGGTTGGGTAGGGCGGCCTTGGGCTTTACATACGGGCTTCGTCCAAAGCTCGGAACAAAGCGATTGGGTAGTAGGGATAGATGCTGATACTCACCTAAACCCTGGCTTAGTTAGCAGTTTGGTGAAGACCGCGATCGCGGAAGGCTACGACATTCTTTCCTTGGCACCCCAATTCATCTTGAAGTATCCGGGAGAGCTGTGGCTGCAACCCGCTCTATTGATGACGTTGGTGTATCGCTTTGGTCCTGCCGGAGAAACTAACAATTCAGCCGAGCGAGTCATGGCGAATGGGCAATGCTTCCTGAGCCGTCGATCGGTTTTGGCAGCGCTAGGCGGTTACAGTAGTGCTCGCAACTCCTTCTGTGATGATGTCACGCTGGCTCGTTATGCGGCTGCCCAAGGCGCCAAGGTGGGATTCTTTGATGGCTCCAAGTTGCTGAAGGTACGAATGTACGAAGGAGCAGCGGAGACTTGGCGCGAATGGGGGCGATCGCTCGACCTCAAGGATGCAGCAGCCCGTGGTCAGATTTGGGGTGACCTATGGCTACTCGCCGCTGTGCAGGGATTACCAGTGCCCTTAACGCTGATTTTGCTGAGCTGGGTCAGTCTGGGAATTGGTTCTTTACCTGTGGTTGCGGCTTTAGGCTTAAACCTGGGCTTGCTAGTCATGCGGGTTGGATTGCTCTGGGCGATCGCACCTTCTTACGATTTCACCCAGGCTAAAGCAGCTTGGCTATTCTGGCTCTCTCCCTTAGCCGACCCCTTGGCAGTGCTCCGCATTTGGTTGTCGTCTACCCAAACCTCAATTCAGTGGCGCGGGCGGACTTACAGTCAAACGTAG
- a CDS encoding carotenoid biosynthesis protein has translation MKQLVTAERSSLIAHVVAMAFGLAGLLLVLPHPEFVLMLPPAGQTLFQWSMAGGGVVYILLGAIAVAIYTYRTLGWQRWLAFMVPSVCISLSSELLGTSTGFPFGDYGYLSGLGYKIAGLVPFTIPLSWFYLGCASYLLARVGLEASQQTKLPRWVRSGLAIALGALLLTSWDFVLDPAMSQTAVPFWEWKQPGAFFGMPYQNFAGWWGTGAVFMSVAALLWGKAPIALNRQQLQLPLAIYLSNFAFAMIMSLAAGIWIPVLLGLALGVAPALILWRMAPATSIAQLGDTTEAVLPFVGEVSEPAISLASDLSVAPMELGSK, from the coding sequence ATGAAGCAACTTGTGACTGCTGAGCGCTCCAGTTTAATTGCCCATGTCGTAGCCATGGCCTTTGGACTAGCTGGATTGCTCTTGGTTTTACCCCACCCAGAGTTTGTTCTGATGTTACCTCCGGCAGGGCAAACCCTGTTTCAGTGGAGTATGGCTGGGGGCGGCGTAGTTTACATTCTGCTAGGAGCGATCGCCGTTGCCATCTACACCTATCGGACCTTGGGCTGGCAGCGTTGGCTGGCGTTTATGGTGCCTTCTGTCTGCATTTCTCTTTCTAGTGAGCTTTTGGGCACTAGCACTGGTTTCCCCTTTGGTGACTACGGTTATCTGAGCGGTTTAGGTTACAAGATTGCGGGCTTGGTGCCGTTCACGATTCCTTTGTCTTGGTTTTACCTCGGTTGCGCTTCTTATTTATTGGCCCGCGTGGGTTTGGAAGCCAGCCAACAGACCAAGTTACCCAGATGGGTACGGAGTGGGTTAGCGATCGCCCTAGGTGCCTTGCTGCTTACCTCTTGGGACTTTGTGCTAGACCCTGCCATGAGCCAAACGGCAGTTCCTTTCTGGGAATGGAAGCAACCGGGCGCGTTCTTTGGCATGCCTTACCAAAACTTTGCGGGTTGGTGGGGAACTGGAGCGGTCTTCATGAGTGTGGCAGCTCTACTGTGGGGTAAAGCTCCCATCGCCTTGAATCGGCAACAGTTACAGCTACCTTTGGCTATTTACCTCAGCAATTTCGCCTTCGCGATGATTATGAGCTTGGCCGCAGGCATCTGGATTCCAGTGCTATTAGGCTTGGCGCTTGGCGTAGCTCCAGCATTGATTCTATGGCGCATGGCCCCCGCTACTAGCATTGCCCAGCTTGGGGATACGACAGAGGCAGTGCTACCTTTTGTCGGCGAAGTCAGCGAACCAGCGATTAGTCTGGCAAGTGACTTGTCTGTTGCGCCTATGGAACTCGGCTCGAAGTGA
- the cimA gene encoding citramalate synthase: MTSPSSPQLWIYDTTLRDGAQREGLSLSLEDKLRIARQLDQLGVPFIEGGWPGANPKDVQFFWQIKETPLAQAEVVAFCFTRRPGKTAATDPMLQPLLAAGTHWVTIVGKSWDLHVTEGLKTTLEENLAMIQDTIAYLRSQERRVIYDAEHWFDGYKHNPDYALETLETAIAAGAEWLVLCDTNGGSLPHEISQTLREVKQRLRERQVASGQGVNAPLPPLGIHTHNDTEMAVANAIAAVMEGAQMVQGTINGYGERCGNANLCSLIPNLQLKLGYSCLAPEKLATLAQMSRFVSEVVNLAPDDHAPYVGLSAFAHKGGLHVSAVERNPITYEHIQPELVGNNRRIVISDQAGLSNILAKARSLSIELDPQDPTYRQILQHLKNLEHEGYQFEAAEASFELLMREALGQRQQPFQLKSWQVHYHMMPDTDPAQSLSLATVKLAVDGQDILEAAEGNGPVSALDTALRKALVNFYPEIESFYLTDYKVRILDGGSGTSAKTRVLIESSNGYQRWTTVGVSTNILQASYQAVVEGLEYGLLLQCPAKLALPTAPQI, translated from the coding sequence ATGACCTCACCATCTTCTCCCCAGCTTTGGATCTACGACACTACCTTGCGAGATGGGGCTCAACGCGAAGGGCTATCTCTATCCTTAGAAGATAAACTCCGCATTGCCCGCCAACTCGACCAACTAGGAGTGCCGTTTATTGAGGGAGGATGGCCCGGAGCGAATCCCAAGGATGTGCAGTTCTTCTGGCAAATCAAAGAAACACCACTGGCTCAAGCGGAAGTGGTGGCGTTTTGTTTTACCCGTCGTCCCGGAAAAACTGCGGCCACTGACCCGATGCTGCAACCCTTGCTAGCCGCAGGCACTCACTGGGTGACGATTGTGGGCAAATCCTGGGATCTGCATGTGACTGAAGGGCTAAAAACGACGCTAGAAGAAAATCTAGCGATGATCCAGGACACGATCGCCTACCTCCGCAGCCAAGAGCGACGAGTGATCTACGATGCGGAGCACTGGTTTGATGGCTATAAGCACAACCCCGACTATGCCCTAGAAACTCTAGAAACAGCGATCGCGGCGGGGGCTGAGTGGTTGGTTTTGTGTGACACCAACGGTGGAAGCTTGCCCCACGAAATTAGTCAAACTTTGCGAGAGGTCAAACAGCGCTTAAGGGAACGGCAGGTCGCTAGTGGCCAAGGTGTTAATGCTCCCTTACCCCCTTTGGGCATTCATACCCACAACGATACAGAGATGGCCGTAGCCAATGCGATCGCAGCAGTGATGGAAGGGGCACAGATGGTACAGGGTACGATCAACGGCTATGGCGAACGCTGCGGTAATGCCAACCTTTGCTCTCTGATTCCTAACCTGCAACTGAAACTGGGCTACTCCTGCCTAGCACCGGAAAAACTGGCAACTTTGGCTCAGATGAGTCGGTTTGTCAGTGAAGTGGTGAACTTGGCTCCCGATGACCATGCTCCTTATGTAGGACTGTCTGCCTTTGCCCATAAAGGGGGCTTGCATGTCAGCGCCGTAGAGCGCAATCCCATCACTTACGAGCATATCCAGCCAGAGTTAGTCGGCAACAACCGCCGGATTGTCATCTCTGACCAAGCAGGGCTGAGCAATATTTTGGCGAAGGCCCGGAGCCTCAGCATTGAACTTGACCCTCAAGACCCCACCTATCGCCAAATTCTGCAACACCTGAAAAATTTGGAGCATGAAGGCTATCAATTTGAAGCCGCCGAAGCCAGCTTTGAGCTATTGATGCGGGAAGCGCTAGGCCAACGACAGCAGCCATTTCAACTAAAGAGTTGGCAAGTTCACTACCACATGATGCCTGACACCGATCCCGCTCAAAGTTTGTCTCTGGCGACGGTGAAATTAGCAGTAGATGGCCAAGATATCCTAGAAGCAGCAGAGGGAAATGGTCCAGTGTCAGCTCTCGATACCGCTCTGCGTAAAGCCTTGGTGAACTTTTACCCAGAAATTGAGAGTTTTTACCTCACCGATTACAAGGTGCGGATTTTGGATGGCGGGTCGGGCACGTCTGCCAAAACTCGCGTGCTGATTGAATCGAGCAACGGCTATCAACGCTGGACGACGGTCGGCGTCTCGACCAATATTCTGCAAGCGTCTTACCAGGCTGTGGTGGAAGGGTTAGAGTACGGCCTGCTACTGCAATGCCCCGCTAAGCTAGCGCTCCCCACAGCCCCACAAATCTAA
- a CDS encoding tetratricopeptide repeat protein: protein MTGPNQTSSHLNRQSYQRLKRALSLHLRRQIFVAVCDDLALRNRLAARLHAELAYPAASATARHPVEAGPASDYPQLVTLNLNLNDPNPIAQVGQWLARHPLPKGSGTESLTPSFQILGTERLTRQSAAVQRLFLSYLQGCDRSLPTLEASLLLWVPHPWFRAIQQSAPEFWGWRTGVFEFVGEPTPLSVIASQPKHSHSGQSATLPAQPTPKRSQPAIAAPATPLSVTPANQQPADAPISLRDLLAEELAFGNLGDESDAAPEATTGETTNDRLATAPVSSAPNSWSVHVSSGATPTSQFTVNNLPARSGFHSEPPASEPQPVPTVAPEPKSQASVAPTASPIPSPTANQSELTNSAPEGLLPAIATELVNLILTAAIQEIGGTAALPANTPVPSLSRLHTTLPAPLVAALEDFPPLRMLRHLEQLHQQQAETTALAVNYRTLGNFYRDRIEQGHNSPQQLAIAIQAYEQALIHLEESSALVPDILNDLGNLYWMLSRFPPTPEQRLLYLEQGIAAYHLALTHISSEQQPQSYAMIQNNLGAAYGDLARYREPIENLQCSITAYEEALRHRKPESEPSKYASTQNNLGTAYWHLAQHHQPALHLKQAIVAYNESLSFYNPEQEPLHYAMIQNNLGTAYWNLAQHEQPEEFLNLAISCYRIALIYRTAEVNPAAYAATQNNLGTAYWHLANRSKDQPEAYQAALRSAIAAYETALSTVEQLNQTPQGAGTKLTFDLYATHNNLGLAHYQVATNQAGAIPVPARSAHLEASLRHHLQALQGWQQQPEFHQTALGYVLQTVRAFYSECGLQGQNLALSLLPGHLLPEILPRL from the coding sequence ATGACTGGGCCGAATCAAACCAGTTCACATTTGAATCGGCAAAGTTATCAGCGTTTAAAGCGAGCGCTGAGTTTACACTTACGCCGTCAAATTTTTGTGGCGGTCTGCGATGATCTAGCCCTACGGAATCGCTTAGCAGCTCGGCTCCATGCTGAACTCGCCTATCCTGCTGCCTCGGCAACCGCACGTCACCCTGTAGAGGCTGGGCCTGCTTCAGATTACCCTCAACTCGTCACGCTCAACCTCAACCTCAACGACCCCAATCCGATCGCTCAGGTGGGTCAGTGGTTAGCTCGTCATCCGTTACCGAAAGGATCGGGAACAGAGTCATTGACCCCCAGCTTCCAGATTTTGGGGACTGAGCGCCTGACGCGACAATCGGCTGCGGTACAGCGGCTGTTTCTCAGCTACCTCCAAGGGTGCGATCGCAGCTTACCCACTTTGGAAGCCAGCTTGTTGCTGTGGGTGCCTCATCCCTGGTTTCGAGCAATTCAACAGTCTGCTCCAGAATTTTGGGGTTGGCGTACTGGCGTATTTGAGTTTGTCGGAGAACCCACACCGCTTTCAGTCATTGCTTCCCAACCCAAACACAGTCATTCAGGCCAGTCAGCCACTCTCCCCGCTCAGCCCACTCCAAAGCGCTCCCAACCCGCGATCGCAGCTCCCGCTACGCCTCTTTCGGTCACACCTGCCAACCAGCAGCCCGCAGATGCACCAATTAGTTTACGGGATTTATTGGCGGAAGAGTTAGCCTTTGGCAACTTGGGGGACGAGTCGGATGCAGCCCCAGAGGCAACGACAGGAGAAACGACAAACGATCGTTTAGCTACTGCTCCAGTCTCTTCTGCACCCAACTCTTGGAGCGTTCATGTTTCTAGTGGTGCCACGCCGACGAGCCAGTTCACAGTCAACAACCTACCCGCTCGCTCTGGGTTCCACTCAGAACCACCCGCTTCAGAACCGCAGCCAGTTCCTACGGTTGCACCGGAGCCTAAATCTCAAGCGTCTGTTGCCCCGACAGCAAGCCCAATACCAAGCCCAACAGCAAACCAATCAGAGTTAACCAATTCCGCGCCGGAGGGTCTGCTCCCAGCGATTGCCACCGAACTTGTCAATTTGATTCTGACAGCGGCGATCCAAGAGATAGGGGGAACGGCAGCGCTACCAGCCAATACTCCAGTTCCCTCTCTCTCCCGCCTCCACACTACTTTACCTGCTCCCTTAGTTGCCGCTTTAGAAGACTTTCCACCTTTACGGATGTTGCGGCATCTAGAGCAATTACATCAGCAGCAAGCTGAAACTACCGCACTAGCCGTTAACTATCGCACTCTGGGTAATTTTTATCGCGATCGCATTGAGCAAGGACACAATTCTCCCCAACAGTTGGCGATCGCAATTCAAGCCTACGAACAAGCTTTAATTCATTTGGAAGAATCTTCGGCTTTAGTTCCCGATATTCTCAATGACCTAGGCAATCTCTATTGGATGTTGTCTCGGTTTCCTCCCACCCCCGAACAACGGTTGCTTTATTTGGAGCAAGGCATTGCTGCTTACCACTTAGCGCTGACTCACATTAGTTCGGAGCAGCAGCCGCAATCCTACGCCATGATTCAGAACAACCTAGGGGCAGCCTATGGAGACTTAGCCCGCTACCGAGAACCAATCGAGAATTTGCAATGCTCGATTACCGCCTACGAGGAAGCACTGCGCCATCGCAAGCCAGAGTCAGAACCGTCAAAGTATGCTTCAACCCAAAATAATCTGGGTACGGCTTACTGGCACTTGGCGCAACACCATCAACCCGCCTTGCATCTCAAGCAAGCCATTGTCGCCTACAACGAATCGCTCAGCTTCTACAATCCAGAGCAAGAGCCATTGCACTACGCCATGATCCAAAACAATTTGGGCACGGCTTACTGGAATTTGGCCCAGCACGAGCAACCGGAAGAGTTTCTCAATTTGGCTATTAGTTGCTACCGCATTGCCCTGATTTATCGCACTGCCGAGGTAAATCCCGCCGCCTATGCTGCGACACAAAACAATTTAGGCACAGCTTACTGGCACCTCGCTAACCGCTCTAAAGACCAACCTGAAGCTTATCAGGCAGCATTACGATCGGCGATCGCAGCTTATGAAACCGCTTTAAGCACCGTAGAACAACTGAACCAAACTCCTCAGGGCGCTGGCACTAAGCTCACGTTTGATTTGTATGCCACTCACAACAATCTGGGTTTAGCCCACTACCAAGTGGCGACTAACCAAGCAGGTGCTATCCCTGTCCCTGCTCGGTCTGCTCATTTAGAAGCATCTCTGCGCCACCATCTCCAAGCCTTACAGGGATGGCAGCAACAACCTGAGTTTCACCAGACAGCGCTAGGCTATGTTCTACAAACAGTACGGGCTTTTTACAGCGAGTGCGGTCTGCAAGGCCAGAACTTAGCGCTATCTCTATTGCCAGGTCATTTGCTACCCGAAATTCTGCCACGACTGTAG